The Ichthyobacterium seriolicida sequence TTCGCCTAATTGCTTGGGAGAAGATATATTAAAGTCTCTTGCAGATATATCTTTTATTTTCTTATCCAAAATGGATATCTCTTTTTCAATTTCTTCAGATTGCTGTTTTAATGCGTTTTCATCTAAGTTTATACCTTCTAATTCCATATCTGCTAACACTCTTAAAAGTGGCATTTCCAATTCTTTGAAGACGTAGCCCATATCGTTGTCTTGTATTTTTTTCTCTAGAATATTTTTTATCTGAAAGGCTATATCTGCGGATTCCACGAAATGTATTTCTTCCCTTTTCAAAGGGGTATTACAAGGTATATGAATCTCATTTCTATTATCTATAAATCCATTACTGTAATGTGAGGAATGATCTAAATAAGTTTTACACAAAACATCTATATCTTGTTTTATATCTGGATTTATCAAATGATGAGCTACTGTAATATCGAAAAGTTCCCCCTCTACATCTACACCGTATTTTTTTAGTATTTTGATATCTTGTTTTAAATCGTAACCTATTTTGAGTATTTCCTTGTTTTTGAAAATAGGTGCCAATTCCCCAATCAAATTATCAGTACCTATTTGATCTGTTGGAAAGGGTAAATAATAACCCATATTCTTCTCATATGAAAATGCTATTCCCATTATTCTTAGCTCCAGAGCATTCTGAGATGCGCTCAGTAGTTTAAAGGAAAAACTATCTCGTTTGAGTATGTTTTCTATAAGTAATTTTTTAGCTATGATTGTATCTACTAATTGATAAAAATACCTAGGGGAAGAGTTATTTTCTACAACTTTTATATCATTTTCATCCTCAATTTTAACATCTGAAAATAAGCTCAACTGCACTTCTGATTTGGAATTATCAGTTTTTACAGTCATCGCTCCTCCAAAATTATCAATTAGTAACTCACTGTGTTTGTTGAATTCTAAGTCTTTAAAAATTTCTAATAATCTCGGTATATCTATTCTGTTGAAAAGCAATTTATCTTCATCAAAGTCTACAGGAACATCTGTATTGATAGTTACTAGTCTTTTAGATAACATTCCTATTTCTCTATTTGCTTCTACCTTTTCTTTTAGTTTTCCTTTTAATTTATCTGTATTATTGAAAAGACCTTCTATGCTGTCATATTCTTTTAAGAATTTCTTTGCCGTCTTATCTCCTATGCCTGGCAATCCAGGTATATTATCTGAGCTATCTCCTACCATGGCCAGATAGTCTATAACTTGACTGACATTATTTATCTCGAATTTTTCACATACTTGCTCGATCCCCATAATATCAAAGCCATTGCCAATTCTAGCTGGCTTATACATGAGAGTACTCTCACTCACTAATTGACAGTAATCTTTATCTGGAGTCACCATATAAGTATTAAAGCCAGATTTTTCTGCTTTTTTTGCTAGTGTGCCTATTATATCATCTGCTTCATATCCAGGTATAGAATAATGTTCTATGCCAAAAGCATCTACAATCTGTCTTATATATGTTAACCCTTCTGTTATAGGATCTGGAGTTTTATCCCTGTGTGCTTTGTACTCTGGAAATATTATATGTCTCTCTGTCTGCTCTGGAGTGTCAAAAGCTATGCCTATATGAGTAGGTCGTTCCTTTCTCAAGAGTT is a genomic window containing:
- the polA gene encoding DNA polymerase I — its product is MQNLALLIRAVKVLILKIILTFCDMAEKKLFLLDAYALIYRGYYVFIKNPMINSKGFETSAVLGFVNTLMQLLRKERPTHIGIAFDTPEQTERHIIFPEYKAHRDKTPDPITEGLTYIRQIVDAFGIEHYSIPGYEADDIIGTLAKKAEKSGFNTYMVTPDKDYCQLVSESTLMYKPARIGNGFDIMGIEQVCEKFEINNVSQVIDYLAMVGDSSDNIPGLPGIGDKTAKKFLKEYDSIEGLFNNTDKLKGKLKEKVEANREIGMLSKRLVTINTDVPVDFDEDKLLFNRIDIPRLLEIFKDLEFNKHSELLIDNFGGAMTVKTDNSKSEVQLSLFSDVKIEDENDIKVVENNSSPRYFYQLVDTIIAKKLLIENILKRDSFSFKLLSASQNALELRIMGIAFSYEKNMGYYLPFPTDQIGTDNLIGELAPIFKNKEILKIGYDLKQDIKILKKYGVDVEGELFDITVAHHLINPDIKQDIDVLCKTYLDHSSHYSNGFIDNRNEIHIPCNTPLKREEIHFVESADIAFQIKNILEKKIQDNDMGYVFKELEMPLLRVLADMELEGINLDENALKQQSEEIEKEISILDKKIKDISARDFNISSPKQLGEVLFDELKLIEKPKKTKTGQYSTSEETLAKLAKDHEIVKYILEYRSLQKLQSTYVNALPLEIDKNTGRIHTCFNQTVTATGRLSSNKPNLQNIPIKTDRGKRIREAFIPRDDNHVLLSADYSQIELRLMASMSDEKNMIEAFHKGEDIHRSTASRIFNISSEDVNTQQRSHAKTVNFGIIYGVSAFGLSRQTDLSNKESAAMIESYNKSYPRLKEYMNEVVEIAREKSFVQTLVGRRRYLKDINSINGMIRSSAERMAINTPIQGTAADIIKIAMIDIHKSLLKGNFKTKMLLQVHDELIFDVPLGELEQIKILVKDKMENAYKVKVPIQVDMGIGKNWAQAH